In Microbulbifer salipaludis, a genomic segment contains:
- a CDS encoding ROK family protein has protein sequence MIYGLDIGGTKIEITCFDDRLRKLDSARVATPVEDFNGFIDTLVTLIEEADQRHGGRGLVGIGMPGLIDREGRTLSANVPCATGKNVAQVLQARLQRPIAIANDCRLFALSEAHGGAGDGYARVYGAVLGTGAAGGLVINGELYRSRQGIAGEYGHHPLPAALRQKYQLPLLNCGCGLVGCLEPYIAGPGLANLHRQYCGQTVTVPELVERWRSGDTHALATREIHLDLLGAAFANLMMAHDPDVIVLGGGLSRIEELYRDLPRAIESHLFAGFTAPPIVPPTFGDASGARGAALLARQFAESPH, from the coding sequence TTGATTTACGGACTGGACATTGGCGGCACCAAAATCGAAATCACATGTTTCGATGACCGGCTGCGCAAGCTGGACAGCGCGCGGGTCGCCACCCCGGTGGAGGACTTCAACGGGTTTATCGACACACTGGTAACGCTGATCGAAGAGGCGGATCAGCGCCACGGTGGGCGCGGGCTGGTGGGCATCGGCATGCCCGGCCTGATCGACCGCGAGGGACGCACGCTGTCGGCCAACGTACCCTGCGCCACGGGAAAAAATGTCGCGCAGGTTTTGCAGGCGCGCCTGCAGCGGCCGATTGCCATCGCAAACGATTGCCGACTGTTTGCCCTGTCGGAAGCTCACGGTGGTGCCGGCGACGGTTACGCCAGAGTGTACGGCGCCGTACTCGGCACCGGCGCGGCCGGGGGCCTGGTCATCAACGGCGAACTCTACCGCAGCCGCCAGGGCATTGCCGGTGAGTACGGACACCACCCACTGCCTGCCGCACTGCGCCAGAAGTACCAGCTACCGCTGCTCAATTGCGGCTGCGGCCTGGTGGGCTGCCTGGAGCCGTATATTGCCGGCCCCGGCCTCGCCAACCTGCACCGGCAGTACTGTGGCCAAACGGTGACGGTACCCGAGCTGGTTGAACGGTGGCGCTCTGGCGATACCCATGCGCTGGCCACCCGGGAAATTCACCTGGACCTGCTCGGCGCTGCCTTTGCCAACCTGATGATGGCCCACGACCCGGACGTTATTGTGCTGGGCGGCGGCCTGTCGCGTATCGAAGAACTGTACCGGGATTTGCCCCGGGCCATCGAAAGCCACCTGTTCGCCGGCTTCACGGCCCCGCCCATTGTGCCGCCCACATTCGGCGATGCCAGCGGCGCCCGCGGCGCGGCACTGCTCGCCCGGCAGTTTGCGGAAAGCCCGCACTAG
- a CDS encoding DEAD/DEAH box helicase, translating to MTDHSAPAGFDQLGLPTQILEAVSKLGYETPSPIQAQTIPSLLQGRDVLGQAQTGTGKTAAFALPLLASLDLKSKRPQALVLAPTRELAIQVAEACQSYASNLKGFHVAPIYGGADYRGQIQQLKRGVQLVVGTPGRVMDHMRKGTLDLSGLKMLVLDEADEMLRMGFIDDVKWVLEQIPDQRQIALFSATMPREVATIAREHLRNPVEVKIKVKTETADTIRQRYWPVGGLHKMDALTRILEAEPVDGTIIFVRTKNATVEIADKLAARGFASSALNGDMAQNLREQVIDKLKKGKLDIVVATDVAARGLDVKRISHVINYDIPYDTEAYIHRIGRTGRAGREGDAILFVAPRERRMLRVIEKATKKPIERLELPTAKAVNASRMEKFRQRITDTLEGGSDLAPFRDLVEQYLSANDVDPLNVAAALAAMSQGDQPLLLDEREPKQRDFNDRSDRRDRDFGDRDDRKRSKRERKPFDKEKHVGPPDEGKERFRIEVGRDHGVRPGSVVGAIANEVDLDSSYIGRIEIYPDYTTVDLPEGMPKEIFNHLKKVRVNGRPMNIAKFTEQAGSSAGDKPPFAAKKRKPAGKPKKPRD from the coding sequence ATGACCGATCATTCTGCACCTGCTGGTTTTGACCAGCTGGGCCTGCCGACACAAATTCTCGAAGCTGTTTCCAAACTGGGTTACGAAACCCCATCCCCTATTCAGGCACAGACTATCCCGTCACTGCTGCAGGGCCGCGATGTGCTGGGCCAGGCCCAGACCGGTACCGGTAAAACGGCCGCCTTTGCGCTGCCGCTGCTGGCGAGCCTTGACCTGAAAAGCAAGCGCCCGCAGGCACTGGTATTGGCACCCACCCGCGAACTCGCCATCCAGGTGGCCGAGGCGTGCCAGTCTTACGCGTCCAACCTGAAAGGTTTCCACGTTGCGCCTATTTACGGTGGCGCCGACTACCGCGGCCAGATCCAGCAACTGAAGCGCGGTGTGCAGCTGGTTGTGGGCACCCCCGGCCGCGTGATGGACCACATGCGTAAAGGCACCCTGGACCTGTCCGGTCTGAAAATGCTGGTGCTGGATGAAGCCGACGAAATGCTGCGCATGGGCTTTATCGACGACGTGAAGTGGGTGCTGGAGCAGATCCCTGATCAGCGTCAGATCGCGCTGTTCTCGGCCACCATGCCCAGAGAGGTTGCGACCATTGCCCGTGAGCATCTGCGCAACCCGGTGGAAGTGAAGATCAAGGTCAAGACCGAGACCGCCGATACCATCCGCCAGCGCTACTGGCCGGTGGGTGGTCTGCACAAGATGGATGCGTTGACCCGGATTCTCGAAGCCGAGCCGGTGGATGGCACCATCATCTTTGTGCGTACCAAGAACGCCACTGTTGAGATTGCCGACAAGCTCGCCGCCCGCGGTTTCGCCAGCTCTGCCCTGAATGGCGATATGGCACAGAACCTGCGCGAGCAGGTGATCGACAAGCTGAAGAAAGGCAAGCTGGATATCGTGGTCGCCACCGATGTGGCAGCCCGTGGCCTGGACGTGAAACGTATCAGCCACGTGATCAACTACGACATTCCCTACGACACCGAAGCCTATATCCACCGCATCGGCCGTACCGGCCGCGCCGGCCGCGAAGGGGATGCCATCCTGTTCGTCGCGCCGCGCGAACGCCGCATGCTGCGCGTGATCGAAAAGGCCACCAAAAAGCCGATCGAACGTCTGGAGCTGCCCACCGCCAAGGCGGTAAACGCCTCGCGCATGGAAAAATTCCGCCAGCGCATTACCGATACACTGGAAGGCGGCTCTGACCTGGCACCTTTCCGTGATTTGGTGGAACAGTACCTGTCAGCAAACGACGTGGACCCGCTGAACGTGGCTGCGGCACTCGCTGCCATGTCGCAGGGCGACCAGCCATTGCTGCTGGACGAGCGTGAGCCGAAGCAGCGCGATTTCAACGACCGCAGCGATCGCCGTGACCGTGATTTTGGCGACAGGGATGACCGCAAACGCAGCAAGCGGGAGCGCAAGCCCTTCGACAAGGAAAAGCACGTTGGTCCGCCCGATGAAGGCAAAGAGCGCTTCCGCATCGAAGTCGGCCGTGATCACGGCGTACGCCCGGGCAGTGTGGTGGGTGCTATCGCCAACGAAGTGGATCTCGACAGCAGCTACATCGGCCGCATCGAAATCTACCCGGACTACACCACCGTGGACCTGCCGGAAGGCATGCCCAAGGAAATCTTCAACCACCTGAAAAAGGTGCGCGTAAACGGTCGGCCGATGAATATCGCCAAGTTTACCGAGCAGGCGGGCAGCAGTGCGGGCGACAAGCCGCCGTTCGCAGCCAAGAAGCGCAAGCCGGCCGGCAAACCGAAAAAACCGCGCGATTGA
- the rfbB gene encoding dTDP-glucose 4,6-dehydratase: MSNLLVTGGAGFIGANFVHYWMKTYPQDKVVVLDALTYAGNKASLDPVAENPNFVFCRGNICDTELVETLLKEHHIDTLVHFAAESHVDRSITGPDAFIETNIIGTHSLLKAAKKVWLDEGLNTEGHRFHHVSTDEVYGTLEPNDPAFSETTPYAPNSPYSASKAASDHLVRAYHHTYGLKVTTSNCSNNYGPYHFPEKLIPLVITNILHDKPLPIYGDGQQIRDWLYVEDHARGIDLVIKKGRLGECYNIGGINEWTNLDIVERICDMMNQRFSTDPALAARFPRAGKAIDGRSDELITFVTDRLGHDRRYSIDPSKSREELGYRPAESFASGLEKTVLWYLNNESWWLPLAGARRAD, encoded by the coding sequence ATGAGCAATCTACTCGTCACTGGCGGTGCCGGTTTTATCGGTGCCAACTTCGTCCACTACTGGATGAAAACTTACCCGCAAGACAAGGTCGTCGTGCTGGACGCACTCACCTACGCCGGCAATAAAGCCAGCCTCGATCCGGTGGCGGAAAACCCCAACTTCGTATTCTGCCGCGGCAATATCTGCGATACCGAGCTGGTAGAAACCCTGCTAAAGGAGCACCACATCGACACCTTGGTGCACTTCGCCGCAGAGAGCCACGTAGACCGCTCCATCACCGGCCCGGATGCGTTTATTGAGACCAACATCATCGGCACCCACAGCCTGCTCAAGGCCGCAAAGAAAGTCTGGCTGGACGAGGGGCTGAACACGGAAGGTCACCGCTTCCACCACGTTTCTACCGACGAAGTGTATGGCACGCTGGAACCCAACGATCCCGCCTTCAGCGAGACCACCCCCTACGCGCCTAATAGCCCGTATTCCGCGAGCAAGGCCGCGTCCGACCATCTGGTGCGTGCCTACCACCATACTTACGGCTTGAAGGTCACCACCAGCAACTGCTCCAACAACTACGGCCCCTACCACTTCCCGGAGAAACTGATCCCGCTGGTCATTACCAACATCCTGCACGATAAACCGTTGCCCATTTACGGGGATGGGCAGCAGATCCGAGACTGGCTGTACGTGGAAGACCACGCGCGCGGTATTGACCTAGTGATCAAGAAAGGCCGCCTGGGGGAGTGCTACAACATCGGTGGTATTAATGAGTGGACGAATTTGGATATCGTGGAGCGAATCTGCGACATGATGAATCAGAGGTTTTCCACTGACCCAGCCTTGGCAGCTCGTTTTCCCCGCGCTGGAAAAGCGATCGATGGGCGTTCTGACGAACTGATCACTTTTGTGACAGATCGTTTGGGGCACGACCGCCGCTATTCCATAGATCCGTCCAAGTCCAGGGAGGAGCTTGGGTACCGCCCTGCGGAATCATTCGCGAGTGGTTTAGAAAAAACAGTACTGTGGTATTTGAACAACGAAAGTTGGTGGTTGCCACTGGCAGGTGCTCGCCGAGCTGATTAA
- a CDS encoding PKD domain-containing protein: MIKKTLAIVASAAVIAGCDNDSKSRQTIEIPNTAPVVEVAPTEAATPGSVVSISAVVTDAEDNVTSILWAQTGGATVELNGSESETLEFVAPGLSEASTLTFNVTVQDEDGESDTAAVTVEVLPNAAPTVSIAAVEPAATQQTVTLIATGADDYSEELTYSWKQVDAEEGFDVTLATEANEATFVAPATKFNKTLTFEVTATDDFDASSQATAEAKVIGDIHAQIKALTDFVATSDFANVYVGGFLVNDSAMGNGLFKWKRTDSGAAKNITAPIAHFLHRAGYEEIAELAFEDMYQRTSADPTSNSNFASADLGVFLYAHEVTGKEKFLEVAEAMWSQVQAKYGHTGTNPPRDNYASYPSLWGYDSYNQLMGAYLADKNGLEGADTYFAAFSAWYEEELPGQLATNPSNAIYTNLIYKEFGLGIRDETYTLTAEDPEFGMQTAAYALLSQTIDKETAVDFLMDRLSNKTDDDYSEPVAEAIGALRTFADE; this comes from the coding sequence ATGATCAAGAAAACACTGGCCATCGTTGCTTCGGCGGCCGTCATTGCTGGCTGCGACAACGACTCAAAAAGTCGCCAAACTATTGAAATCCCCAACACTGCACCGGTTGTTGAGGTGGCGCCGACTGAAGCGGCCACGCCCGGGAGCGTGGTCTCCATCAGCGCCGTAGTTACTGACGCTGAAGACAACGTGACCTCTATCCTCTGGGCTCAGACCGGCGGTGCGACGGTTGAATTGAACGGCAGCGAAAGCGAAACTCTCGAGTTTGTTGCCCCAGGATTGAGCGAAGCATCGACCCTTACCTTTAATGTTACCGTTCAGGACGAAGACGGCGAATCCGATACTGCCGCGGTTACTGTTGAGGTTCTTCCTAACGCCGCTCCAACCGTATCCATCGCCGCAGTCGAGCCGGCAGCAACCCAGCAGACCGTTACCCTGATCGCCACCGGTGCTGACGACTACAGCGAAGAGCTGACCTATAGCTGGAAACAGGTGGACGCAGAAGAAGGCTTCGATGTAACACTCGCAACAGAAGCGAACGAAGCAACTTTTGTTGCCCCGGCAACCAAGTTCAACAAGACCCTGACCTTCGAGGTCACTGCAACAGACGACTTTGATGCGAGCAGCCAGGCCACCGCTGAAGCAAAAGTCATCGGTGACATCCACGCGCAAATCAAGGCTCTGACCGATTTCGTTGCCACCTCCGACTTTGCAAACGTCTATGTGGGCGGCTTCCTCGTCAATGACTCCGCAATGGGCAATGGCCTCTTCAAATGGAAGCGTACCGATTCAGGTGCCGCAAAGAACATCACCGCGCCCATCGCGCACTTCCTGCACCGTGCAGGCTATGAAGAGATTGCGGAACTGGCGTTTGAAGATATGTATCAGCGCACCAGCGCTGACCCAACCAGCAACAGCAACTTTGCCAGTGCTGACTTGGGCGTATTCCTGTACGCGCACGAAGTGACCGGCAAGGAAAAATTCCTCGAGGTAGCCGAAGCAATGTGGTCGCAGGTGCAGGCAAAATACGGCCACACGGGCACCAACCCTCCGCGCGATAACTATGCCAGCTACCCGAGCCTTTGGGGCTACGACAGCTATAACCAGCTGATGGGTGCCTATCTGGCAGACAAAAATGGCCTTGAAGGTGCAGACACTTACTTCGCGGCGTTTTCAGCGTGGTACGAGGAAGAGCTGCCTGGCCAGCTGGCGACCAATCCTTCCAATGCGATCTATACCAACCTGATCTACAAAGAGTTTGGCCTGGGCATCCGCGATGAGACCTATACGCTCACCGCAGAAGACCCGGAATTTGGTATGCAGACCGCTGCATACGCACTGCTTAGCCAGACCATTGACAAGGAAACGGCTGTCGATTTCCTGATGGACCGCCTGAGCAACAAGACTGACGACGACTATTCCGAGCCTGTCGCTGAGGCCATTGGCGCCCTGCGAACTTTTGCTGACGAATAA
- a CDS encoding LysR family transcriptional regulator, producing the protein MIELRHLRALTTLRETGSMVRAAERLHLTQSALSHLFREMEDRHQQALFIRKSRPLRFTSAGLRLLQLADDVLPRVAVAQRDLARLASGQAGRLNIAIECHSCYQWLMPTLDAYRDDWPEVELDLSSGFHFAPLPALVRGDLDLVVTSNPDPSLKGIHYAPLFSFEMCLAVSRKHPLAASKWVTPQDLENEVQITYPVERERLDIFQHFLDPAGIEPASVRTAELTVMMVQLVVSGRGVCALPNWALYEYLQKGLVSQLRLGKSGLWSTLYAAVRDEMRDQAFLQDFLSTARDTCFANLNGVRTATTTTTV; encoded by the coding sequence ATGATTGAGCTACGCCACTTGCGCGCCCTGACCACCCTGCGGGAAACCGGCAGCATGGTGCGCGCCGCCGAGCGCCTGCACCTGACCCAGTCCGCCCTCTCCCACCTGTTCCGGGAAATGGAAGACCGCCACCAACAGGCGCTGTTTATCCGTAAATCCCGCCCGCTGCGCTTTACCAGCGCCGGCCTGCGGCTACTGCAACTGGCCGACGACGTACTGCCGCGGGTGGCCGTGGCCCAGCGGGACCTGGCACGGCTGGCCTCCGGGCAGGCGGGACGGCTAAATATCGCCATCGAATGCCACAGCTGTTATCAGTGGCTGATGCCGACCCTCGACGCCTATCGGGACGACTGGCCGGAAGTGGAGCTGGACCTGTCCAGCGGCTTTCATTTCGCGCCCCTGCCCGCGCTGGTCCGTGGCGACCTGGACCTGGTGGTAACCAGCAACCCGGACCCGTCCCTCAAGGGCATCCACTACGCGCCCCTGTTCAGCTTTGAGATGTGCCTGGCGGTCAGCCGCAAGCACCCGCTGGCGGCGAGCAAATGGGTCACGCCGCAGGACCTGGAAAACGAAGTGCAGATTACTTATCCGGTGGAGCGGGAGCGGCTGGATATTTTTCAGCATTTTCTCGACCCCGCGGGCATCGAACCCGCATCGGTGCGCACTGCCGAGCTTACGGTGATGATGGTGCAACTGGTGGTCAGTGGACGCGGAGTATGCGCACTGCCCAACTGGGCGCTTTACGAATATTTACAAAAGGGGCTGGTCAGCCAATTGCGGTTAGGAAAATCCGGCCTGTGGAGTACACTCTACGCTGCGGTGCGCGACGAGATGCGGGACCAGGCATTTTTGCAGGATTTCCTCAGCACGGCGCGGGACACCTGCTTCGCCAACTTGAATGGCGTGCGCACTGCGACCACAACAACAACCGTCTGA
- the nagA gene encoding N-acetylglucosamine-6-phosphate deacetylase codes for MNNAMNDAMNDAMNDAKNTHPVYLKPQTIFTETAALCGHYLGIEGGRISEITAAPTSGVPVIELPGITLVPGLIDLHIHGREGCDVMDATPEALQTISRSVAQHGVTGFLATTVTSSWEETLAAMDNLGRSALAPQPGARVLGGYSEGLFFASEHKGAHNDHYFLTPTRERMDALLEASHQQLKVVALAPEVDGAMEIIPYLQQRGVKVMLGHTNATYAQTCAALDAGACGGVHVFNGMRGIHHREPGCTGAVLVQDANVEVIADGVHLHPAILQMICKLKDPARVTLISDCINAGGLADGRYQLGKMDINLEAGVARTDSGSLAGSTLTLERAAANLHKLAGIEWREALHMASLSPAKFLGIDDYTGSIAPGKNADLALLNANGEVEATFVAGKPVFCCDTLAPFLAELF; via the coding sequence ATGAACAATGCCATGAACGACGCCATGAACGACGCCATGAACGATGCCAAAAACACTCACCCGGTGTACTTAAAGCCGCAGACCATCTTTACCGAAACGGCGGCGCTCTGCGGCCACTACCTCGGCATCGAGGGCGGCCGCATCAGTGAAATTACCGCAGCGCCCACCAGCGGTGTGCCGGTCATTGAACTGCCGGGAATCACCCTGGTACCGGGCCTGATCGACCTGCACATTCACGGCCGCGAAGGCTGCGATGTGATGGACGCGACACCGGAGGCGCTGCAAACCATCTCGCGCTCCGTGGCACAGCACGGTGTCACCGGTTTCCTCGCCACCACGGTCACCAGCAGCTGGGAAGAAACCCTCGCCGCCATGGACAACCTGGGGCGCTCGGCACTGGCGCCGCAACCGGGCGCACGGGTGCTCGGCGGTTACAGCGAGGGATTGTTTTTTGCCAGCGAGCACAAGGGCGCGCACAACGATCACTACTTTCTCACCCCCACTCGCGAACGCATGGATGCCCTGCTCGAGGCCTCCCACCAACAACTGAAAGTCGTGGCGCTGGCGCCGGAAGTGGACGGTGCCATGGAGATCATTCCGTATCTGCAACAGCGCGGCGTCAAGGTCATGCTGGGGCACACCAACGCCACCTACGCGCAGACCTGCGCGGCCCTGGATGCCGGTGCCTGTGGCGGCGTACACGTGTTCAACGGCATGCGCGGCATCCACCACCGCGAGCCCGGCTGTACCGGTGCGGTGCTGGTGCAGGATGCCAACGTGGAAGTGATCGCCGATGGGGTACACCTGCACCCGGCAATTCTGCAGATGATCTGTAAATTAAAAGACCCGGCGCGCGTCACCCTGATCAGCGACTGCATCAATGCCGGCGGTCTTGCTGACGGCCGTTATCAACTGGGCAAAATGGACATCAATCTGGAAGCGGGTGTGGCGCGCACCGACAGCGGCTCGCTGGCCGGCAGCACCCTGACACTGGAACGCGCCGCCGCCAACCTGCACAAGCTCGCAGGTATCGAATGGCGCGAGGCACTGCATATGGCGAGCCTGTCGCCGGCAAAATTCCTCGGCATCGACGACTATACCGGCTCCATCGCTCCCGGCAAGAATGCCGATCTCGCACTGCTGAATGCCAATGGTGAAGTAGAAGCGACGTTTGTCGCGGGCAAGCCGGTATTCTGTTGCGATACGCTTGCGCCATTCCTGGCAGAGCTGTTCTAA
- the metE gene encoding 5-methyltetrahydropteroyltriglutamate--homocysteine S-methyltransferase: MAQTHILGYPRIGAQRELKRAQEAYWKGEIDQKALRAVGAQVRSQNWRAQQQAGLAYTTVGDFAWYDQVLNHSLMFGVVPERFAVDAADNKLDQYFRMARGRAPSGAPVAASAMTKWFDTNYHYLVPEFSADQEFALDSEWLLEEVREAQSLGHNVKPVVIGPLTYLWLGRGVENPLDLLPKLLPQYLALLAQLADAAAQWVQIDEPILGLDLPAQWRDAFAPTYAALANASGSKLLLASYFSPLRENFDLAFALPVDGVHIDAVRAPEELASTVGALGRQQVLSVGVINGRNVWRTDLAHWQRALAPLAEQLGERLWLSASCSLLHSPVDLTTESGLAESDRQRLAYARQKLDELNALQQALLPGAAQLADTAKTESRSEAEVRAELANTWRAQPFSERVAVQRARWELPLLPTTTIGSFPQTDVLRQVRKQFRNGEISTQDYHDHLRAEIAEAIRRQEILGLDVLVHGEAERNDMVEYFGEQLDGFIHTGNGWVQSYGSRCVKPPIIAGDISRPQPMTVQWSAYAQSQSKKPVKGMLTGPVTILNWSFPREDIPRAVSCLQIARALREEVRDLEAAGIGIIQIDEPALREGVPLRASGHDDYFAWAVGCFRYTCSEVKAETQIHTHMCYSNFNSIMDAIVALDADVITIESARSDLRLLQVFAGEQGGYPNEIGPGIYDIHSPNVPERAELVARLQQLLEVIPAEKLWVNPDCGLKTRNWAEVGSALLNMVEATRTVRAGLTLAESA; encoded by the coding sequence ATGGCACAGACACATATTCTTGGGTATCCGCGTATCGGCGCGCAGCGCGAACTGAAGCGGGCGCAGGAGGCCTACTGGAAGGGCGAGATCGACCAGAAGGCCCTGCGGGCGGTGGGCGCACAGGTGCGCAGCCAGAACTGGCGGGCTCAGCAGCAAGCCGGCCTCGCGTACACCACGGTCGGCGACTTTGCCTGGTACGACCAGGTGCTCAATCACTCGCTGATGTTTGGTGTGGTGCCCGAACGCTTTGCCGTCGATGCGGCGGACAACAAGCTCGATCAGTATTTTCGTATGGCGCGCGGCCGTGCGCCTTCCGGTGCACCGGTGGCCGCCAGTGCCATGACCAAATGGTTTGATACCAACTACCACTATCTGGTGCCGGAGTTTTCTGCTGACCAGGAATTTGCCCTCGACAGTGAATGGCTGCTGGAAGAAGTGCGGGAAGCCCAGAGCCTGGGGCACAACGTCAAGCCGGTGGTGATCGGCCCGCTCACTTACCTGTGGCTGGGGCGGGGTGTGGAAAACCCGCTGGATCTGCTGCCGAAACTACTGCCGCAGTATCTCGCGCTGCTGGCGCAGCTGGCCGATGCAGCAGCGCAGTGGGTACAGATTGATGAGCCCATTCTGGGGCTGGATCTGCCCGCCCAATGGCGCGATGCGTTTGCGCCCACCTACGCCGCACTGGCGAACGCCAGCGGTAGCAAACTGCTGCTCGCAAGCTACTTTTCTCCGTTGCGGGAAAATTTCGACCTCGCGTTTGCCCTGCCGGTAGACGGTGTGCACATCGATGCGGTGCGCGCGCCCGAAGAGCTGGCCAGTACGGTGGGCGCCCTCGGTCGCCAGCAGGTACTTTCAGTGGGGGTGATCAACGGACGCAATGTGTGGCGCACGGATCTGGCGCACTGGCAACGGGCGCTGGCGCCGCTGGCAGAGCAGTTGGGGGAGCGCCTGTGGCTATCCGCCAGTTGCTCCCTGTTGCACAGCCCGGTAGACCTGACCACGGAAAGCGGCCTCGCCGAATCCGACAGGCAGCGCCTGGCTTACGCCCGCCAGAAACTCGATGAACTGAACGCGCTGCAGCAGGCCCTGCTGCCAGGTGCCGCACAGCTCGCGGACACCGCCAAAACCGAGAGCCGCAGTGAGGCCGAGGTGCGCGCAGAGCTCGCCAACACCTGGCGCGCGCAACCGTTTTCCGAGCGGGTGGCGGTGCAGCGCGCGCGCTGGGAACTGCCGCTGTTGCCCACCACCACCATTGGCTCGTTTCCGCAGACCGATGTGCTGCGTCAGGTGCGCAAGCAGTTCCGCAACGGTGAGATTTCCACGCAGGATTATCACGATCACCTGCGTGCGGAAATTGCCGAGGCCATTCGCCGTCAGGAAATTCTCGGCCTCGATGTACTGGTGCACGGGGAAGCCGAGCGCAACGACATGGTGGAGTATTTTGGCGAACAGCTGGACGGCTTCATCCACACCGGCAATGGCTGGGTGCAGAGCTACGGTTCGCGCTGTGTGAAGCCACCGATTATTGCCGGGGACATTTCCCGCCCGCAACCGATGACCGTGCAGTGGAGTGCATACGCCCAGAGCCAGAGCAAGAAGCCGGTAAAAGGCATGCTCACCGGGCCGGTGACCATTCTCAACTGGTCCTTCCCGCGCGAGGATATTCCCCGCGCCGTGAGCTGCCTGCAGATCGCCCGGGCGCTGCGCGAAGAAGTGCGGGACCTGGAGGCGGCGGGTATCGGCATTATCCAGATCGATGAGCCGGCACTGCGCGAGGGCGTACCGCTGCGGGCGTCTGGCCACGACGATTATTTTGCCTGGGCGGTGGGCTGTTTCCGTTATACCTGTAGTGAAGTGAAGGCAGAAACCCAGATTCACACCCACATGTGCTACTCCAATTTCAACAGCATCATGGATGCAATTGTGGCACTGGATGCGGATGTGATTACCATCGAATCCGCCCGTTCCGATCTGCGCCTGTTGCAGGTGTTTGCTGGTGAGCAGGGCGGCTATCCGAATGAGATCGGACCGGGTATTTACGATATCCACTCGCCCAATGTGCCGGAGCGCGCAGAACTGGTGGCGCGCCTGCAGCAATTGCTGGAAGTGATTCCCGCGGAAAAACTCTGGGTAAACCCGGATTGTGGATTGAAAACCCGCAACTGGGCGGAGGTGGGCTCCGCGCTGCTGAACATGGTGGAGGCAACCCGGACCGTGCGCGCCGGATTAACGCTGGCGGAGTCCGCGTAA
- a CDS encoding cytochrome b: MASTPNSWSKALKTLHWLIAFFILFAWASVELHELYEKGDPMRGWWMVGHFSVGFAVLFLGLFRLYWRATHGRPTLYGSSMQKPVSLLIQSLMYIIMIGMPLSGLLMRQFAGRDTTLFWLFDLPALFSKNIELAKQFAFIHKEFLWNALLILLVLHIGGALWHHLVSKDNTLRQMLPFGKTQ, from the coding sequence ATGGCCTCCACACCCAATAGCTGGAGCAAGGCACTCAAGACACTGCACTGGCTCATCGCATTCTTTATTCTGTTTGCCTGGGCCTCCGTAGAACTGCATGAACTCTACGAGAAAGGTGACCCGATGCGGGGCTGGTGGATGGTAGGGCACTTTTCCGTAGGCTTTGCCGTACTGTTCCTGGGTCTCTTCCGCCTCTACTGGCGCGCCACCCACGGCCGCCCGACACTGTACGGCAGCAGCATGCAGAAGCCCGTATCCCTGCTGATTCAGAGCCTGATGTACATCATCATGATTGGCATGCCCCTCAGTGGCCTGCTCATGCGCCAGTTTGCCGGCCGCGACACCACCCTGTTCTGGCTGTTCGACCTGCCCGCCCTCTTCAGCAAAAATATCGAACTGGCTAAACAATTCGCGTTCATCCACAAGGAATTTTTGTGGAACGCCCTGCTCATTCTGCTGGTACTGCATATCGGCGGCGCCCTGTGGCATCACCTGGTCAGCAAGGACAACACCCTGCGGCAGATGCTGCCGTTTGGCAAAACCCAATAA